The following proteins come from a genomic window of Nocardioides albertanoniae:
- a CDS encoding acyltransferase family protein codes for MDSTGSTTPSSTAPTSTDPSSTDPSSAASDSGASRHRPDIQGLRAIAVLAVVALHVGFGSLTGGFVGVDVFFAISGFLITQQLVRQARSRGRVSLLGFYARRARRILPAATVVLLATTVYAAVFLGFVRTREIALDALWSAAFAANFRFASLETDYFSAALPPSPLQHFWSLAVEEQFYLVWPLVILGCLWAMRRWKSAHAAEGPESADRLDHRGRRVLIIALGVGIVASLLASAVLTRTSPEAAYFSPFTRAWELGLGAIAAIAFLGEGTQDATARWRAQVLSAFGMFFILCACLQFNDATPFPGTPALVPVLGSVFIIVAGTLWHGPTVVGRLLSVRPLQIIGNWSYSLYLWHFPVLVLAELQLGRELHWWEQVLLVALAFALAGLSFHFVEEPFRRGVMWRRPVLRRAGALGPVALYPLSITLVAVTCFGANAYATSTARDGYQPAITLTEADAPGSSDAPDAKGPERPASSEGPPAAKAPEPDPLPALVDASILAARKNQPIPTNLKPDLTHLSDDVETVGECNYYVTSVRKLCPRGDKDAETTIVVIGDSHARHWIPAVDEIAERSGYRAYVLAMPQCTVSLITPDKLDSTDPMTSCDSFHKFMLSMVKKIQPDLLLISSRPIGAAYHDGAGRHTGEAEVQRAVYRGYQRLLEHVKPAAKRTVWLRDVPALEFDPATCLSSNKKLSPCTYKPLARQQEGADLQMKAAKAARVEALNLDDLFCDSARICSTVVGDSITHRDSHHLTATYSEEMGRTLGERLKIW; via the coding sequence GTGGACTCGACAGGCTCGACCACCCCCAGCTCGACGGCTCCCACGTCCACCGATCCGAGCTCGACCGATCCGAGCTCCGCCGCTTCGGACTCGGGCGCCTCACGTCACCGGCCCGACATCCAGGGTCTGCGCGCGATCGCCGTGCTCGCGGTCGTCGCCCTCCACGTCGGGTTCGGGTCGCTGACCGGCGGCTTCGTCGGTGTCGACGTCTTCTTCGCGATCTCGGGATTCCTGATCACCCAGCAGCTCGTGCGCCAGGCCCGCTCGCGGGGCCGGGTGAGCCTGCTCGGCTTCTATGCGCGCCGGGCCCGCAGGATCCTGCCGGCCGCCACCGTGGTGCTGCTGGCGACGACCGTCTACGCCGCCGTCTTCCTCGGTTTCGTACGCACCCGCGAGATCGCTCTCGACGCGCTGTGGTCGGCGGCGTTCGCCGCCAACTTCCGGTTCGCCTCGCTCGAGACCGACTACTTCTCCGCGGCGCTGCCGCCCTCGCCGCTGCAGCACTTCTGGTCGCTGGCGGTCGAGGAGCAGTTCTACCTGGTGTGGCCGCTGGTGATCCTGGGCTGCCTGTGGGCGATGAGGCGCTGGAAGTCCGCCCACGCCGCCGAGGGCCCCGAGAGCGCCGACAGGCTCGACCACCGCGGTCGACGGGTGCTGATCATCGCCCTCGGGGTCGGGATCGTGGCCTCGCTCCTGGCCTCGGCCGTGCTGACCCGCACGAGCCCCGAGGCGGCGTACTTCTCGCCCTTCACCCGCGCCTGGGAGCTCGGCCTGGGCGCGATCGCCGCGATCGCCTTCCTCGGCGAGGGCACCCAGGACGCGACGGCGCGCTGGCGTGCCCAGGTGCTCTCGGCGTTCGGGATGTTCTTCATCCTGTGCGCCTGCCTGCAGTTCAACGACGCGACCCCGTTCCCCGGCACGCCGGCGCTCGTGCCGGTGCTCGGCAGCGTCTTCATCATCGTGGCCGGCACCCTCTGGCACGGCCCGACGGTCGTCGGCCGACTGCTCTCGGTGCGCCCGCTGCAGATCATCGGCAACTGGTCCTACTCGCTCTACCTGTGGCACTTCCCCGTGCTGGTGCTGGCCGAGCTGCAGCTGGGTCGCGAGCTGCACTGGTGGGAGCAGGTGCTCCTGGTCGCGCTCGCGTTCGCTCTGGCCGGCCTCTCCTTCCACTTCGTCGAGGAGCCGTTCCGGCGCGGGGTGATGTGGCGCAGGCCGGTGCTGCGCAGAGCCGGCGCGCTGGGGCCGGTCGCGCTCTACCCGCTGAGCATCACCCTGGTCGCAGTGACCTGCTTCGGGGCAAACGCCTACGCCACCAGCACCGCGCGCGACGGCTACCAGCCCGCGATCACCCTCACCGAGGCCGACGCGCCCGGCTCCTCGGACGCGCCGGACGCCAAGGGCCCCGAGCGGCCGGCCTCGAGCGAGGGACCGCCCGCGGCCAAGGCCCCCGAGCCCGACCCGCTGCCGGCTCTCGTCGACGCCTCGATCCTGGCGGCTCGCAAGAACCAGCCGATCCCCACCAACCTCAAACCGGATCTGACCCATCTCTCCGACGACGTCGAGACCGTCGGCGAGTGCAACTACTACGTCACGAGCGTGCGCAAGCTCTGCCCGCGCGGCGACAAGGACGCCGAGACGACGATCGTGGTCATCGGTGACTCCCACGCCCGCCACTGGATCCCGGCGGTCGACGAGATCGCCGAACGCTCGGGCTATCGCGCCTACGTGCTGGCGATGCCGCAGTGCACCGTCTCGCTGATCACCCCCGACAAGCTCGACAGCACCGACCCGATGACGTCGTGCGACTCCTTCCACAAGTTCATGCTCTCGATGGTGAAGAAGATCCAGCCCGACCTGCTGCTGATCTCCTCGCGCCCGATCGGCGCCGCCTACCACGACGGCGCGGGCCGGCACACCGGCGAAGCCGAGGTACAGCGCGCCGTCTACCGCGGCTACCAGCGGCTGCTCGAGCACGTGAAGCCGGCCGCGAAGCGGACGGTGTGGCTGCGCGACGTACCGGCGCTCGAGTTCGACCCTGCCACCTGCCTGAGCAGCAACAAGAAGCTCTCGCCGTGCACCTACAAGCCGCTCGCGAGGCAGCAGGAGGGCGCCGACCTGCAGATGAAGGCCGCCAAGGCCGCCCGCGTAGAGGCGCTGAACCTCGACGACCTGTTCTGCGACAGCGCCCGCATCTGCTCCACCGTCGTCGGCGACTCCATCACCCACCGCGACAGCCACCACCTCACCGCGACCTACTCCGAGGAGATGGGCCGCACGCTCGGCGAGCGCCTGAAGATCTGGTAG
- a CDS encoding RecB family exonuclease — MSSSPADSLSTPVDGVDVLGSLSPSRAGDFTSCPLLYRFRTIDQLPEPPTEAAARGTVVHKVLEDLFDLPAPERTPRQAAAMIEQAWQDVRDLDPALATLFGEEADGEETGGEKTWLESCRRVLRRYFDLEDPRRLEPAEREHYVETVLESKLLLRGFIDRVDVAADGRIRVVDYKSGRIPSEAYEAKALFQLRFYALVIWRTTGVVPAMLQLIYLGSGDLLRYVPDEADLLATERKIEAIWRAIRVAQESGEWLPSPSRLCSWCAHKALCPAFGGTPPPLPTTTGPVTAGDDVDLD, encoded by the coding sequence GTGAGCTCGTCACCGGCGGACTCGCTCTCGACCCCGGTCGACGGCGTCGACGTGCTGGGCTCGCTCTCGCCGAGCCGTGCCGGCGACTTCACCTCGTGCCCGCTGCTCTACCGCTTCCGTACGATCGACCAGCTGCCCGAGCCGCCCACGGAGGCGGCCGCCCGGGGCACCGTGGTCCACAAGGTGCTCGAAGACCTCTTCGACCTGCCCGCTCCCGAGCGTACGCCGCGGCAGGCGGCCGCGATGATCGAGCAGGCCTGGCAGGACGTACGCGACCTCGACCCGGCGTTGGCGACGCTGTTCGGCGAGGAAGCAGACGGCGAGGAGACCGGCGGCGAGAAGACCTGGCTCGAGTCGTGCCGGCGGGTGCTGCGGCGCTACTTCGACCTCGAGGACCCGCGTCGTCTCGAGCCTGCCGAGCGCGAGCACTACGTCGAGACTGTCTTGGAGTCCAAGCTGCTGCTGCGCGGCTTCATCGACCGGGTCGACGTGGCCGCCGACGGCCGGATCCGCGTGGTCGACTACAAGAGCGGCCGCATCCCCAGCGAGGCGTACGAGGCGAAGGCACTGTTCCAGCTGAGGTTCTATGCGCTGGTGATCTGGCGCACCACGGGCGTGGTGCCGGCGATGCTGCAGCTGATCTACCTCGGCTCGGGCGATCTCTTGCGCTACGTGCCCGACGAGGCCGACCTGCTGGCGACCGAGCGCAAGATCGAGGCGATCTGGCGAGCGATCCGCGTCGCGCAGGAGAGTGGCGAGTGGCTGCCCAGCCCAAGCCGGCTGTGCAGCTGGTGTGCCCACAAGGCGCTCTGCCCCGCCTTCGGCGGCACCCCTCCCCCGCTGCCGACGACCACAGGCCCCGTCACCGCAGGCGACGACGTGGATCTGGACTAG
- a CDS encoding site-2 protease family protein, producing the protein MADPDPRPDGDKPVDEAPTSRVPGTIKVGSIAGSEVLVTPSWFLIAALIAYLMAPQIETVEPGLGWLRYVAGFAFAIVLYAAVLLHEAAHAVVAKRLGYPVGAIMLHFLGGATAVESEAKRPRHEFWIAVVGPLVSLAVAGAAFGVSHLTPEGLIGLIVTGLWVTNLFVGVLNLVPGLPLDGGRVLKAGVWGITGNVNRGNIVAGWAGRVLAVAVLLWPFIQGQIIGSQPDLMDYVLAVIIGVFLWSGASAAIMSAKVRLRLPMLVARDLARRTLAVPADLPLAEAVRRAQDAEAGSIVTVTSGGEPIGLVHEGALLATPEDRRPWMATSTVTRRLESGLTLSADIDGEELIQAISKTPAPEYLLVEPDGSIYGVLVTSDVDAAFRAGA; encoded by the coding sequence GTGGCAGACCCCGACCCACGCCCCGACGGCGACAAGCCGGTCGACGAGGCGCCCACATCCCGCGTGCCGGGCACGATCAAGGTGGGCTCGATCGCGGGCAGCGAGGTCCTGGTGACCCCGTCGTGGTTCCTGATCGCCGCCCTGATCGCCTACCTGATGGCGCCGCAGATCGAGACCGTGGAGCCGGGCCTCGGCTGGCTGCGCTACGTCGCCGGCTTCGCGTTCGCGATCGTCCTCTACGCCGCGGTGCTGCTGCACGAGGCCGCCCACGCCGTGGTCGCCAAGAGGCTCGGATACCCGGTCGGCGCGATCATGCTCCACTTCCTCGGCGGCGCGACCGCCGTGGAGAGCGAGGCGAAGCGGCCGCGTCACGAGTTCTGGATCGCGGTCGTCGGTCCGCTGGTCTCGCTCGCCGTCGCCGGCGCCGCGTTCGGCGTCTCCCACCTGACCCCCGAGGGCCTGATCGGGCTGATCGTGACCGGTCTGTGGGTCACCAACCTCTTCGTGGGCGTGCTCAACCTCGTGCCCGGGCTGCCGCTCGACGGTGGCCGGGTGCTCAAAGCGGGCGTGTGGGGCATCACGGGCAACGTCAACCGGGGCAACATCGTCGCCGGCTGGGCCGGGCGGGTGCTCGCGGTCGCGGTGCTGCTGTGGCCGTTCATCCAGGGGCAGATCATCGGCTCCCAGCCCGACCTCATGGACTATGTGCTCGCCGTGATCATCGGCGTCTTCCTCTGGAGCGGCGCCTCGGCCGCGATCATGTCGGCGAAGGTGCGGCTGCGGCTCCCGATGCTGGTCGCCCGCGACCTCGCTCGCCGCACCCTCGCCGTGCCGGCCGACCTGCCCCTCGCCGAAGCCGTACGCCGCGCTCAGGACGCCGAGGCCGGCAGCATCGTCACGGTGACCAGCGGGGGCGAGCCGATCGGTCTCGTGCACGAGGGCGCGCTGCTGGCCACCCCTGAGGACCGCCGCCCGTGGATGGCCACATCGACGGTCACCAGACGCCTCGAGTCGGGGCTGACGCTGTCGGCCGACATCGACGGCGAGGAGCTGATCCAGGCGATCTCGAAGACGCCCGCGCCCGAATACCTGCTGGTCGAGCCCGACGGCTCGATCTACGGCGTGCTGGTCACCTCCGACGTGGATGCCGCCTTCCGCGCCGGTGCCTGA
- a CDS encoding tRNA (adenine-N1)-methyltransferase — MSSADIPDIPADARAGVHRGLLREGEWVRLTDTKGRRHNFELVAGKRFFSNKGHIDHDELIGREEGFTVTASTGGEYLVFRPLLSEFVVSMPRGAAVVYPKDAAQIVAMADIFPGASVVEAGVGSGALTCSLLRAVGPFGKVTSFERREEFADVARKNVNQFFGTPEGESHPSWSLNLGDLQEELPRQQIRCDRLILDMLAPWECIDAAADSLYAGGVVCAYVATTTQLSRFVETVRAHGGFTEPQAWETLVRDWHVEGLAVRPGHKMIGHTAFLVTARRLAAGERAPRKTRRPAPGAYGVDYTGPRPADMPASEPVAAPAPEVVPDGSGESA, encoded by the coding sequence GTGTCAAGCGCTGATATCCCAGACATTCCGGCCGATGCCCGTGCGGGCGTACACCGCGGGCTGCTGCGCGAGGGCGAATGGGTGCGGCTGACCGACACCAAGGGTCGCCGCCACAACTTCGAGCTCGTGGCCGGCAAGCGCTTCTTCTCCAACAAGGGCCACATCGACCACGACGAGCTGATCGGTCGCGAGGAGGGCTTCACGGTCACCGCCTCCACCGGCGGCGAATATCTCGTCTTCCGCCCGCTGCTGAGCGAGTTCGTCGTCTCGATGCCGCGCGGCGCCGCGGTGGTCTACCCCAAGGACGCCGCCCAGATCGTGGCGATGGCCGACATCTTCCCGGGCGCGAGCGTCGTCGAGGCCGGCGTCGGCTCGGGTGCGCTGACCTGCTCGCTGCTGCGTGCGGTCGGCCCGTTCGGGAAGGTCACCTCCTTCGAGCGCCGCGAGGAGTTCGCCGACGTCGCGCGCAAGAACGTCAACCAGTTCTTCGGCACACCCGAGGGCGAGTCCCACCCGAGCTGGTCGCTCAACCTGGGCGATCTCCAGGAGGAGCTGCCCCGTCAGCAGATCCGCTGCGACCGGCTGATCCTCGACATGCTCGCGCCCTGGGAGTGCATCGACGCGGCCGCCGACTCGCTCTATGCCGGTGGTGTCGTCTGCGCCTACGTCGCGACCACCACCCAGCTGTCCCGCTTCGTGGAGACGGTGCGTGCCCACGGCGGGTTCACCGAGCCGCAGGCCTGGGAGACGCTGGTGCGCGACTGGCACGTCGAGGGGCTGGCCGTGCGGCCGGGCCACAAGATGATCGGCCACACCGCCTTCCTGGTCACCGCCCGCCGGCTCGCGGCGGGCGAGCGTGCGCCGCGCAAGACGCGCCGGCCCGCGCCCGGGGCGTACGGGGTCGACTACACGGGTCCGCGGCCCGCCGACATGCCGGCGTCCGAGCCGGTGGCGGCGCCCGCCCCCGAGGTCGTGCCTGATGGGAGCGGCGAGTCGGCCTGA
- the arc gene encoding proteasome ATPase yields the protein MSTSDGFHSEERSPEELESHVRFLEAEVTDLRHRLTEMPGSSRGLEARLAEAQRSLAGVTSQNERLTGTLREARDQIVKLKEEVDRLAQPPAGFGTFIERNDDDSIDVFTGGRKLRVTASPNVNLDELSYGQEVMLNEALNVVAAMEFEKVGEVVMFKELLADGERALVIANADEERVVRLAEPLLRDAIRAGDSLLLEPRSGYVYEKVPKSEVEELVLEEVPDIAYDSIGGLSGQIEQIQDAVELPYLYPELFIEHQLKPPKGVLLYGPPGCGKTLIAKAVANSLAKKVAARTGADGKSYFLNIKGPELLNKYVGETERHIRLVFQRAREKAAAGTPVIVFFDEMDSLFRTRGTGVSSDVENTIVPQLLSEIDGVEALENVLVIGASNREDMIDPAILRPGRLDVKIKIERPDAEGARDIFSKYLVPDLPLHPSDINEFNGDKQATVDELIRTTVERMYTETEENRFLEVTYANGDKEILYFKDFNSGAMIQNIVDRAKKMAIKSFLDAGQDAAQKGLRVQHLLQACVDEFKENEDLPNTTNPDDWARISGKKGERIVFIRTLITGKQGTEPGRSIEQVSNTGQYL from the coding sequence ATGTCGACATCCGATGGATTCCATTCCGAGGAGCGCAGCCCCGAGGAGCTCGAGAGCCATGTCCGTTTCCTCGAAGCCGAGGTGACCGACCTGCGGCACAGGTTGACCGAGATGCCCGGGTCTTCGCGTGGGCTGGAGGCGCGGCTCGCCGAGGCGCAGCGCTCGCTGGCCGGTGTGACCTCGCAGAACGAACGACTCACCGGGACGCTTCGAGAAGCCCGTGACCAGATCGTCAAGCTCAAGGAGGAGGTCGACCGACTGGCACAGCCGCCGGCAGGCTTCGGCACCTTCATCGAGCGCAACGACGACGACTCGATCGACGTCTTCACCGGCGGGCGCAAGCTCCGGGTGACCGCGTCGCCCAACGTCAACCTCGACGAGCTCAGCTATGGCCAGGAGGTCATGCTCAACGAGGCGCTCAACGTCGTCGCCGCGATGGAGTTCGAGAAGGTCGGCGAGGTCGTGATGTTCAAGGAGCTGCTCGCCGACGGCGAGCGCGCCCTGGTCATCGCCAACGCCGACGAGGAGCGTGTCGTACGCCTGGCGGAGCCGCTTCTGCGCGACGCCATCCGCGCGGGTGACTCGCTGCTGCTCGAGCCGCGCTCGGGCTACGTCTACGAGAAGGTGCCCAAGTCCGAGGTCGAGGAGCTCGTCCTCGAAGAGGTGCCCGACATCGCCTACGACTCGATCGGTGGCCTCTCCGGCCAGATCGAGCAGATCCAGGACGCCGTCGAGCTGCCCTACCTCTACCCAGAGCTCTTCATCGAGCACCAGCTCAAGCCGCCCAAGGGCGTGCTGCTCTACGGCCCTCCAGGCTGCGGCAAGACCCTGATCGCGAAGGCCGTCGCCAACTCGCTGGCCAAGAAGGTGGCGGCGCGCACCGGTGCCGACGGCAAGTCCTACTTCCTCAACATCAAGGGCCCCGAGCTCCTCAACAAGTACGTCGGCGAGACCGAGCGACACATCCGCCTGGTCTTCCAGCGTGCCCGTGAGAAGGCCGCGGCCGGCACCCCGGTGATCGTCTTCTTCGACGAGATGGACTCGCTGTTCCGCACCCGCGGCACCGGTGTCTCCTCCGACGTGGAGAACACGATCGTCCCGCAGCTCCTCTCCGAGATCGACGGTGTCGAGGCGTTGGAGAACGTGCTCGTCATCGGCGCCTCCAACCGTGAGGACATGATCGACCCGGCGATCCTGCGCCCGGGCCGGCTGGACGTGAAGATCAAGATCGAGCGTCCCGACGCGGAGGGTGCGCGAGACATCTTCTCGAAGTACCTGGTGCCCGACCTCCCGCTGCACCCCTCCGACATCAACGAGTTCAACGGCGACAAGCAGGCGACCGTCGACGAGCTCATCCGCACCACCGTCGAGCGGATGTACACCGAGACCGAGGAGAACCGCTTCCTGGAGGTCACCTACGCCAACGGCGACAAGGAGATCCTCTACTTCAAGGACTTCAACTCCGGCGCGATGATCCAGAACATCGTCGACCGGGCCAAGAAGATGGCCATCAAGTCCTTCCTCGACGCCGGCCAGGACGCCGCGCAGAAGGGCCTGCGGGTGCAACACCTGCTCCAGGCCTGCGTGGATGAGTTCAAGGAGAACGAGGACCTCCCCAACACCACCAACCCCGACGACTGGGCCCGCATCTCCGGCAAGAAGGGCGAGCGGATCGTCTTCATCCGCACGCTCATCACCGGCAAGCAGGGCACCGAGCCCGGTCGCTCCATCGAGCAGGTCTCCAACACGGGTCAGTACCTGTAA
- a CDS encoding GNAT family N-acetyltransferase, with protein MSTPEIRRATADDLDDLFSICLLTGASGEDATEFYDDPKLLGNIYAAPYLVSRIGLGFVAVDDEGVSGYVVGTPFTRSFEKECEEDWWPALRVVNPDPGPDFDPTDWSARMRSLIHRPLHSPPDLLADFPAHLHINLLPRAQGQGVGKELIAMMLGAFHVAGVRGAHLGVSAGNTRAIGFYRRVGFTTLVESDQALILGVQWTGEMED; from the coding sequence ATGAGCACTCCTGAGATCCGGCGGGCCACCGCCGACGACCTCGACGACCTGTTCTCGATCTGTCTGCTGACCGGGGCCTCCGGCGAGGACGCCACCGAGTTCTACGACGACCCGAAGCTGCTCGGCAACATCTACGCGGCGCCCTATCTCGTCTCGCGGATCGGCCTCGGGTTCGTCGCCGTCGACGACGAGGGAGTCTCCGGCTATGTGGTCGGCACGCCGTTCACCCGATCCTTCGAGAAGGAGTGCGAGGAGGACTGGTGGCCGGCCCTGCGCGTCGTCAACCCCGACCCCGGGCCCGACTTCGACCCCACCGACTGGAGCGCCCGGATGCGTTCCCTGATCCACCGCCCGCTCCACTCGCCCCCCGACCTGCTGGCCGACTTCCCGGCCCATCTGCACATCAACCTCCTCCCCCGCGCCCAGGGCCAGGGCGTCGGCAAGGAGCTGATCGCGATGATGCTCGGCGCCTTCCACGTCGCCGGCGTACGCGGCGCCCACCTCGGCGTCAGCGCCGGCAACACCCGCGCCATCGGCTTCTACCGTCGCGTCGGGTTCACGACCCTCGTCGAGAGCGACCAGGCCCTGATCCTCGGCGTGCAGTGGACCGGTGAGATGGAGGACTGA